One window of Camelina sativa cultivar DH55 chromosome 4, Cs, whole genome shotgun sequence genomic DNA carries:
- the LOC104783255 gene encoding rho GTPase-activating protein 3-like: MTNFSRSKSTGTIGFKPSRPGPDIYENIHKNYEGEYEEEEHSTTSTDYYDASTPLSSHASRSGNGSAGSGQLTIVDLLAAVLRKSLVMSCTMERRDDDVAAASSMDIGWPTEVKHVSHVTFDRFNGFLGLPSELEPEVPPRAPSASWISVWHVTVKSMQCSYDDRGNSVPTILLRMQKRLYTEGGLRAEGIFRINPDNGKEEHVRRQLNRGVIPRGIDVHCLAGLIKAWFRELPTGVLDVLTPEQVMRCNTEDDCSRLVTLLPPVESALLDWAIGLMADVVEHEQFNKMNARNVAMVFAPNMTQMADPLTALIHAVQVMNFLKTLILMNLKERENADAKARWLEKQTSDPSEEWESQHSEILSPEKPNNNNPKFLRVATLCRLEADNEEEFWNVKKRNDNEAVLDASSGNKNIGPVQKLSKHPLFQLSKSTKKTFVSNRDEGRKGREAWGSRLSSLPW, translated from the exons aTGACAAACTTTTCCCGGTCCAAATCCACAGGAACTATCGGGTTTAAACCGAGCCGACCCGGTCCAGACATATACGAGAACATCCACAAGAACTATGAAGGCGagtacgaagaagaagaacatagcACTACGAGCACAGACTACTACGACGCTTCGACGCCGTTGAGCTCACACGCGTCAAGATCCGGGAACGGATCCGCGGGGTCGGGTCAGCTAACGATCGTAGACCTTCTTGCGGCGGTTCTAAGGAAGTCGCTGGTGATGTCGTGCACCATGGAGAGAAGGGACGATGACGTGGCGGCAGCGTCGTCTATGGATATAGGTTGGCCGACGGAGGTTAAGCACGTGAGTCACGTGACTTTTGACCGGTTTAATGGTTTTCTCGGTCTTCCTTCTGAGCTCGAACCGGAGGTTCCTCCTCGAGCTCCTAGCGCCAG CTGGATATCTGTATGGCATGTTACTGT taaa TCAATGCAATGCTCATACGACGACAGAGGAAACAGTGTCCCAACAATCCTCCTCAGGATGCAAAAACGTCTATACACTGAAGGAGGTCTTAGA GCAGAAGGAATATTCCGAATAAATCCAGACAACGGCAAAGAAGAGCATGTCCGGAGGCAGCTAAACCGCGGTGTGATACCACGTGGAATTGACGTTCATTGCTTGGCTGGTTTAATAAAG GCTTGGTTTAGGGAGTTACCTACAGGAGTGCTTGATGTGTTGACACCAGAGCAAGTGATGAGGTGTAACACAGAGGATGATTGTAGCCGGCTTGTGACTCTACTTCCTCCGGTTGAATCTGCGCTTCTCGACTGGGCCATCGGTCTAATGGCTGATGTTGTGGAGCATGAACAGTTCAACAAAATGAATGCTCGCAATGTAGCCATGGTCTTTGCCCCAAACATGACTCAA ATGGCAGATCCTTTAACTGCACTGATCCATGCGGTGCAAGTGATGAACTTTCTAAAGACTTTAATCTTAATGAACCTCAAAGAGAGGGAAAACGCAGACGCGAAAGCAAGGTGGCTAGAGAAACAAACATCTGATCCATCAGAAGAATGGGAATCACAACACTCTGAGATATTAAGCCCTGAGAAACCCAACAATAATAACCCTAAGTTCTTGAGAGTGGCTACTCTCTGTAGGTTAGAGGCTGACAATGAAGAAGAGTTTTGGAACGTGAAGAAGAGAAACGATAACGAAGCTGTTTTAGATGCTTCGTCGGGTAATAAAAACATCGGACCAGTACAGAAGCTGAGTAAGCATCCATTGTTTCAGTTAAGCAAATCCACGAAGAAAACTTTTGTAAGTAATCGAGATGAAGGAAGAAAAGGACGAGAAGCTTGGGGTTCACGTCTCTCTTCTTTGCCGTGGTAA
- the LOC104783256 gene encoding 3-ketoacyl-CoA synthase 13 isoform X1: MCIAMADFKHLLLIIILLSLFELDLLQFHHNFFSSFPVKISLLIISIFFYVYSTTRSKPIYLVDFSCHQPTDSCKISSETFFNMAKGAQLYTDETIHFMTRILNRSGLGEDTYAPRCMLTSPPTPSMFEARHEAELVIFGALNSLFKKTGVEPREVGIFIVNCSLFNPNPSLSSMIVNRYKLKTNVKTYNLSGMGCSAGAISVDLATNLLKANPNTYAVIVSTENMTLSMYRGNDRSMLVPNCLFRVGGAAVMLSNRSQDRVRSKYELTQLVRTHKGASDKHYTCADQKEDDKGIVGVSLSKELTVVAGDTLKTNLTALGPLVLPLYEKLRFVLFMVKSKLFRLKVSPYVPDFKLCFEHFCIHAGGRALLDAVEKGLGLSEHDLEPSRMTLHRFGNTSSSSLWYELAYVEAKCRVKRGDRIWQLAFGSGFKCNSIVWKALRTIPASESLVGNPWGDSVHKYPVHVT, encoded by the exons ATGTGCATTGCAATGGCAGATTTTAAGCATCTTTTGCTCATTATTATCCTCTTGTCTCTCTTTGAGCTTGATCTACTTCAATTTCACcataacttcttctcttcttttccgGTCAAGATCAGCTTACTCATCATATCCATCTTCTTCTATGTCTACTCAACCACCCGGTCTAAACCGATTTACCTCGTAGATTTCTCATGTCACCAACCCACGGACTCTTGCAAAATCTCATCCGAAACGTTCTTCAACATGGCCAAAGGCGCTCAACTCTACACCGATGAAACAATCCACTTCATGACGAGGATACTAAACCGGTCCGGTTTAGGAGAGGATACGTACGCCCCACGTTGCATGTTAACCTCTCCACCAACTCCATCAATGTTCGAGGCTAGACATGAAGCCGAACTAGTCATCTTCGGAGCTCTTAACTCACTATTCAAGAAAACCGGAGTCGAACCGAGAGAAGTCGGAATCTTCATTGTAAACTGCAGCTTGTTTAACCCTAACCCATCACTCTCGTCCATGATCGTAAACCGCTACAAGCTCAAAACCAACGTCAAAACCTACAATCTCTCCGGTATGGGATGCAGCGCCGGTGCAATCTCCGTCGATCTCGCCACAAATCTACTTAAAGCAAACCCTAATACCTATGCAGTCATTGTTAGCACCGAGAACATGACTTTAAGCATGTATCGAGGTAACGACCGGTCAATGTTAGTTCCTAACTGTCTATTTCGGGTAGGTGGCGCTGCGGTTATGCTCTCCAACCGAAGCCAAGACCGAGTCCGGTCAAAGTACGAGTTGACTCAACTCGTAAGGACTCACAAAGGCGCTAGCGATAAACATTACACTTGTGCTGAccaaaaagaagatgataaagGTATCGTTGGAGTCTCACTCTCTAAAGAACTAACAGTTGTTGCTGGTGACACGTTAAAGACGAATCTAACTGCACTTGGTCCGCTCGTTCTGCCTTTATATGAAAAGCTCCGGTTTGTTCTCTTCATGGTAAAGAGCAAGCTTTTCCGTTTAAAG GTTAGTCCATACGTTCCGGATTTTAAACTATGTTTCGAGCATTTCTGTATTCACGCCGGAGGTAGAGCGTTACTTGACGCGGTTGAAAAAGGTCTTGGACTTAGTGAGCATGATCTTGAGCCGTCTCGGATGACTTTGCACCGCTTTGGAAACACTTCAAGCTCGTCGCTCTGGTACGAACTTGCTTACGTGGAGGCTAAGTGTCGCGTCAAGAGAGGAGATCGGATTTGGCAGTTGGCATTTGGCTCTGGTTTTAAATGTAATAGTATCGTGTGGAAAGCGTTGAGAACGATTCCGGCGAGCGAGTCACTGGTAGGTAACCCGTGGGGTGACTCGGTTCATAAATATCCGGTTCACGTGACATAG
- the LOC104783256 gene encoding 3-ketoacyl-CoA synthase 13 isoform X2, with protein MCIAMADFKHLLLIIILLSLFELDLLQFHHNFFSSFPVKISLLIISIFFYVYSTTRSKPIYLVDFSCHQPTDSCKISSETFFNMAKGAQLYTDETIHFMTRILNRSGLGEDTYAPRCMLTSPPTPSMFEARHEAELVIFGALNSLFKKTGVEPREVGIFIVNCSLFNPNPSLSSMIVNRYKLKTNVKTYNLSGMGCSAGAISVDLATNLLKANPNTYAVIVSTENMTLSMYRGNDRSMLVPNCLFRVGGAAVMLSNRSQDRVRSKYELTQLVRTHKGASDKHYTCADQKEDDKGIVGVSLSKELTVVAGDTLKTNLTALGPLVLPLYEKLRFVLFMVKSKLFRLKVSPYVPDFKLCFEHFCIHAGGRALLDAVEKGLGLSEHDLEPSRMTLHRFGNTSSSSLWYELAYVEAKCRVKRGDRIWQLAFGSGFKCNSIVWKALRTIPASESLVGNPWGDSVHKYPVHVT; from the exons ATGTGCATTGCAATGGCAGATTTTAAGCATCTTTTGCTCATTATTATCCTCTTGTCTCTCTTTGAGCTTGATCTACTTCAATTTCACcataacttcttctcttcttttccgGTCAAGATCAGCTTACTCATCATATCCATCTTCTTCTATGTCTACTCAACCACCCGGTCTAAACCGATTTACCTCGTAGATTTCTCATGTCACCAACCCACGGACTCTTGCAAAATCTCATCCGAAACGTTCTTCAACATGGCCAAAGGCGCTCAACTCTACACCGATGAAACAATCCACTTCATGACGAGGATACTAAACCGGTCCGGTTTAGGAGAGGATACGTACGCCCCACGTTGCATGTTAACCTCTCCACCAACTCCATCAATGTTCGAGGCTAGACATGAAGCCGAACTAGTCATCTTCGGAGCTCTTAACTCACTATTCAAGAAAACCGGAGTCGAACCGAGAGAAGTCGGAATCTTCATTGTAAACTGCAGCTTGTTTAACCCTAACCCATCACTCTCGTCCATGATCGTAAACCGCTACAAGCTCAAAACCAACGTCAAAACCTACAATCTCTCCGGTATGGGATGCAGCGCCGGTGCAATCTCCGTCGATCTCGCCACAAATCTACTTAAAGCAAACCCTAATACCTATGCAGTCATTGTTAGCACCGAGAACATGACTTTAAGCATGTATCGAGGTAACGACCGGTCAATGTTAGTTCCTAACTGTCTATTTCGGGTAGGTGGCGCTGCGGTTATGCTCTCCAACCGAAGCCAAGACCGAGTCCGGTCAAAGTACGAGTTGACTCAACTCGTAAGGACTCACAAAGGCGCTAGCGATAAACATTACACTTGTGCTGAccaaaaagaagatgataaag GTATCGTTGGAGTCTCACTCTCTAAAGAACTAACCGTTGTTGCTGGTGACACGTTAAAGACGAATCTAACTGCACTTGGTCCGCTCGTTCTGCCTTTATATGAAAAGCTCCGGTTTGTTCTCTTCATGGTAAAGAGCAAGCTTTTCCGTTTAAAGGTTAGTCCATACGTTCCGGATTTTAAACTATGTTTCGAGCATTTCTGTATTCACGCCGGAGGTAGAGCGTTACTTGACGCGGTTGAAAAAGGTCTTGGACTTAGTGAGCATGATCTTGAGCCGTCTCGGATGACTTTGCACCGCTTTGGAAACACTTCAAGCTCGTCGCTCTGGTACGAACTTGCTTACGTGGAGGCTAAGTGTCGCGTCAAGAGAGGAGATCGGATTTGGCAGTTGGCATTTGGCTCTGGTTTTAAATGTAATAGTATCGTGTGGAAAGCGTTGAGAACGATTCCGGCGAGCGAGTCACTGGTAGGTAACCCGTGGGGTGACTCGGTTCATAAATATCCGGTTCACGTGACATAG
- the LOC104783257 gene encoding uncharacterized protein LOC104783257, which translates to MWTVKPAAMPVQLLRGRTGAAIVGSSQPPPRNYEGIHRRFVNIPTKSQTPESESIGGLGKNILLRTGDSNPSKPIPKEISGSDVLWAIQRATAQKKRTNAGKKKKLIRRGVELSSSAGESTGDNGVDYSNVTPLRINSDWGHRLVEFEKLLNEFQNTQL; encoded by the coding sequence ATGTGGACCGTGAAACCTGCGGCGATGCCGGTTCAATTACTCAGGGGACGAACCGGAGCAGCCATCGTCGGCTCTTCACAGCCTCCGCCGCGTAATTACGAAGGAATCCACCGTCGATTCGTTAACATCCCGACGAAATCGCAAACTCCTGAATCCGAATCCATCGGCGGATTAGGCAAAAATATCCTCCTCCGCACCGGCGATTCAAACCCTAGTAAACCGATTCCGAAGGAGATTAGTGGATCAGACGTGCTCTGGGCGATTCAGAGAGCGACGGCTCAGAAGAAGAGAACGAACGccggtaagaagaagaagttgataaGAAGAGGTGTGGAGCTATCATCCTCTGCGGGCGAGTCCACCGGAGATAACGGTGTTGATTACAGTAACGTGACGCCGTTAAGGATCAACAGTGATTGGGGTCACAGATTAGTCGAATTCGAGAAGCTTCTCAATGAGTTTCAAAACACTCAACTTTGA
- the LOC104783258 gene encoding uncharacterized protein LOC104783258: MGKIGSETSTAYCDIKDGWQTIVSKHYHNHYFMVFGGVFSEDVPNESLANNNAFRVLMTLEEENEKPILSFSEAAAKIDPSHLAAFLDEKKVISGSSDLYVWRFYYYLEKAFSQVSLPWVKLLKELPLSKLINDHVSLCLLPVSVYDISADWFKNLHNDSPLNFVAWALNKILTDWESEQQRLSSNAVAKFVGLALVLGSSKPDVVTTALRMLRWRPMYQGQDKLPVLVLILAQATHGDFSAGLYSWAHVLLPLVGSYKRRRPRSIDLILQFVEIFLSNPEAQTILVNRPVREGERLIPPSSFETLLRLTFPAPSARVKATKRFEAIYPC, from the exons ATGGGTAAGATCGGATCTGAAACCTCTACCGCTTACTGCGACATCAAAGATGGATGGCAGACAATTGTCTCGAAGCACTATCACAACCATTATTTTATGGTCTTTGGCGGCGTTTTCAGCGAGGATGTTCCGAATGAAAGCCTAGCTAACAACAACGCCTTCCGTGTACTCATGACGttggaagaggaaaatgaaaaGCCGATTTTGTCTTTTTCCGAAGCCGCGGCAAAGATCGATCCCTCTCATCTTGCGGCTTTCCTCGACGAAAAGAAGGTAATATCCGGTTCGAGCGATCTCTACGTATGGAGATTTTACTATTACCTTGAGAAAGCTTTTTCCCAAGTATCATTACCATGGGTCAAGTTGTTAAAGGAATTGCCTTTGTCCAAGCTGATCAATGACCAT GTTTCATTATGTCTTCTTCCTGTATCTGTCTACGACATATCAGCCGATTGGTTCAAGAATCTTCATAATGATTCACCCTTGAATTTCGTTGCTTGGGCGCTTAATAAGATTCTCACCGATTGGGAATCAGAACAACAAAGACTCTCTTCTAACGCT GTGGCCAAATTTGTTGGATTAGCCTTGGTATTGGGTAGTAGTAAGCCTGATGTTGTTACTACTGCTTTGCGGATGCTGAGGTGGAGACCTATGTATCAAGGCCAGGACAAGCTTCCGGTTCTAGTTTTGATACTGGCTcag GCCACCCACGGTGATTTCTCTGCTGGCTTGTATTCATGGGCTCATGTGTTGTTACCACTAGTCGGCAGTTACAAGCGCCGCCGCCCTCGCTCAATTGATCTCATCCTGCAATTTGTTGAGAT CTTTTTGTCAAATCCAGAGGCTCAGACCATACTTGTAAATCGACCTGTTAGGGAGGGAGAGCGGCTGATTCCCCCTTCTTCATTTGAGACCTTGCTGCGGCTTACATTCCCTGCTCCATCCGCTAGAGTAAAG GCAACAAAGAGGTTTGAGGCAATTTATCCTTGTTGA